ACGTAGCTGCAGCTGGACATCTTGTTGTCCATCTCGTCGCTCTGCAGCACCTGACAGAGAAAATCAATGTATCTGGAGGCGAGCTTCAGCGTCTGTATCTTGCTGAGTTTGTCCGACGGCAGCGTGGGGATAATTTTGCGCAAAGACGCAAAGGCCTCGTTCAGAGACTGAGTCCGTTGCCTCTCCCGGACGTTGGCCAGGACCCGCTGGTTCTGCAGCTCCTCGTACGACTGCGTGCTGCTCGGACTCGGTTTTTTCCCCCGTTTCACCGGCCCCgggctgctgccgctgctgtcCTCGCTGGACTTTTTactgtgtctcctcttcctcgcgAAGCGTTTCTGCTGCCTGTCCAGCTCCTCCTCGCTGGTCACCAGACTATCCACAGGGGAGACCGGAGAACTGGAGCCCTCTTCCATTTCTTTCTTGAAGAAATGCAGGGATAGAGCGGAAAAAACGTCCTCCACCTTTGAAGCCGTggttacaaaaaaatgtatagATATCCGTAAAGATGAGGGGAGTGGATTCACTCTGCGCTTCTTGCTTTAGAAGAAACTGCTTTCAGACTGAAGGTTGGCGCGCTTCTCCTCACGCAGGAAgttttttccttcaatttttTTGGAAACTTTATCCCGGTTTCAGATGCTAAATAGTTTTGAGAGTGGAAGGGGAGGGGTTTGGAGGGCGGAGGGGGGAGCCAGTGTGCGTCCTGGTCCGCTAATAAGCAGGAGGGACCAGCCGTGGTTTCACGTATCTGGGATGTGACTGAAACAAGGCTCGTATTTACTGTCAAAAGCAACGGAAAGTTATTGGAGTTTTCCTCTTTATGCACCGACAGTCCCATCATCAAACAgactttatttattgatttatttatttattatttttgtctgaCATGCTACATTGAACCACAGTTAATTTAATGACGAATGGATCGAATTATTacaaataatcattaattaaacGTTTGTTCCCCATAATTATCTTATTCATCTTGAATTATTGGTGACAATATATGATTGAGATTATGAACTAATTGTCATGCAATTTAATAAAGTTGTTCCCAAACAGAAACATCTCAGCATTTCTACAAAAAAATGTGCTGAAAGGTTGAAAGTTTGCATCAAAGTAAATCATCAGCCTGAGAGATATAAACCCACCGAATTTACTGCTGTATAAAATGCAGTATTAAGGCTGCGTGCTGCAGTCCAGTCCCCCTCTGCAGGGCCTTTTCTACCTGCTCAAACCATCcatgtacagtaaacactgcGCCTCCCTCTCCACAGAGGAGAGTGTGATTTACGCACAAACTCGCCGGGCTCGAGGAAATCCATCCGCTTGATCTTTAATCGAATCAAGTTTGTACGCGCTCACAGTTCCTATAATGTGGAAGTCAAACAGGAAGGAGGCTTAAACTAACCGAGGAGCTCTCCGGTTTCTGCGGATACCTCCACTGGACGGTTTCTCCATGCGTTTTGTCAGCGGTCCACCTCTTCatctgtcatgtcatgtttttcctGCACAGAGCGGCGCACAGGTGGCTCACATTATAGCGCTGAATTTATCCTCTGCCAGAATGCAGAGTGTGTCCAAATCAGCTGACTGACCTCTGGAGATTTCTGTGGTTCTATATtgttgtggattttttttttttttttttttttgtggagatCTTTTGGTTCCGCAAACTCACTTCAAcagttcttttattttgatcttaaaaagaaagaaacagtgagagaaacaaATCTACCAGTGAGCTGAGATCATTTCTctaaatatgaattatttatgtttattgAATCAAATCTAATTTTCTTGACACTATAGGAGTGACCTGCTTAATTTTATCTTATTTCTAAGAACTCATCTAACAATATTGACACAAGACATTTATAACATGCTTTCTGCTTGCTTTAAGGAATGAAGACTCAGGACTTACTTTTTTTGAAGTCGGCTACTTTCACCCACAAAACATAATACTGGATGATGTTCCTGAAATTATTGAGGAAACAAGGCTTCGACTGTTAATGTGAGTATGTCATTAATCAAATTGCACTGAATAATTGCGTCTTATTAGAAAGCAATTGAGCTAATTGACACTGTAGCTTACACTTAAGTTCACCAAGAGTATCTGAAAATAATCACTCTGCAGTATCTTGAGTGCATGTGAACATGTTATGTGTGTTCTGCACGTCCGGGGAGGCCGTCGCTGTAAATGGGGCAGAACCGAGTACCTCCTGAAAGTTGCACAGCATCGTTTAAACCCATGAGTGCTCATTTGGTATTGGGACATATTGTGGTTTTCCCTTGAAAGCTCCCTTGGCCTATAGGAAACCCTggtctgctctgtgtttttggcTCCCACTGGTAATGGTGACTGTCACACTACTTTTACTCAGTGCCAGAGCTCTTGATTCAGACCCTGGCATGCCTCAGTGGGGGTCGAAGTGTGGCTGCTCTAGTTCATACAACCTCTTTATAAAGAAGGTAATGtttcacacatgcaaatatgaAAGTAATGCTCAAATATGTGTGAGTGCACTGCATGAAaggaggagcacacacacacacacacacatgtacgcagtcacacacactttccctgaTTATGCCCTCAGACCTCCTGCTCCCTGTCTCAGCTGCAGGAGGCCTCCAGGCCCAGGGGGGAGAAGGTTCCCTCTCGCAGAGTGAGAGGCTGATCCTGCACAGCGTCTGTGAGGTAGGCTCCACATATACACACTTCACAAGAAGAAAAGAGCAAGAGGGGCCCCCGGCCAGAGCTTTTTCATCcatcccactgtgtgtgtgtgctctgggCAACGATAAGCTAACTCTTATTTGAAAAGGCAAGCAGCGAATGATGAGGACGACAGCTTCATTTCCGATCATATTTCACTGCAGAACATAATGGAAAAACCTGGAGGAAGCTTACATGTAATAATTTAACAAACATTTCTTACTGAATCGAGATTACAGcatacacactttttttttatttaactctgTCTGGGTTGTAAAATCTATATCACTTTTAGTTTTCCCCATTGAAGTTCAGTTTAATTAATTAGATATCAAGCTGCTATCTTTTTGAGTTAATCGTTTAGTGTGCCTCAGAGAGGTCGGTGAAAACGTTTTCAAATGGACAAATAGGCAGTGATAGAGGAATAAGAGGAATTTAGTGGCTCATCTGCTCTTTTATCCCTTGTGGATGTCGTCAAGTGATTCATGTATATCTCACCCAACACTCATTGGAGAAGAGCTGAATTCTTGGTCCCTGTGGTTCTCACAAGAACCCCCTGAGAGAGATGAAGGGGCAAAGAGGGAAAACGAAGTCAGAGacggaggggagagagaaggatgaCCTGCCCCTCAGATCAAAGATGAGCTCCGGCCGTAACTCAGCAGAGCAGAATGACGTACCTCTGTCTTGTCTGACACCTTTAAAACCAGCTCCACATGGGTCGAGGGCGCAGCCTTAATAAGCCCagatcctctctgctgtgacatCAGTGAAAACATACCCTTGTTGCATGCACGGCCCTCTGCCTTCACATCGGCCTCGTAAATAGAATCGACCGGTCGCGAGACTggaagtgagacagagaggtgcTGAGAGATAAAAAGCAGGTTCGGAAAGAATAAGAAAAGAAGGATACAGAGGAAATTCAGGGGGAAGATGCCAAATGTATGGATGCATGATAATTCACTGGTCTTTGATCTGACAGAGACGGCTACGGACGTGTGAGGGAAGTTATGGAAGAGATGATTTGATTTGTTAGACGTTGTGATGGCTGGAATTTTACTGTCCATGTGCCTGACTTCACCCCCCCCACAACACTTCACCCACCCCCCCATATCCTTCAACACTTATGGGGCTCACCCGAAATGATTTTGGCAAGAGGATCTAAAGCCATGGCCTGTGTGCAAACATAtgcatgtgtctctgtctgtgtgtgtgcttttaaacTCATGTACAGCACACATTAGCACCTGCTTATTGTGTGCATCGGTGTGTCTACATCTGCCTTTTCATACATgcacttgtatgtgtgtgtctgtgtgtcagaaaGTGATTCAAGATGAGCCAAAGATGTTCAGCGGAGGGAAGGCCCAGCTGGTTCTCATTGCTCACAATACAGCATCTATTACCAGCAGTGCAATCGCTTTTTAAAGCTACTTGTAGGCCCACCGTTTCCATCAGAGCAGCCACTTACATATCTCTACCGCTACCCAGTTCTGCAATGCAAACTGGCCAAGGAGCACCTGATGTACagtgtttctgtaaaaaaaaaaacaatagcaaAAACAGTGTACGATGACTTTTtaagggaaaaataaatgattttctaaGATAATATAACCAATAAATTGTGCTTGAATGATACATGGTAGCTTTACACAGTGACCAAAGTTGTGGTGGTGTCTATTGAAAAAAACGCTACATGcttattaaaacaataaacaataatgaaaGTACTAAATAATTTCTAAAAACCATTGGCATCATATATGCTTGCTGTTTTTGTAACAAAAACCTTGGTcttggaagaagaggagaagttTTCGTTTCCTGAGTCTGACAAGAACTATGTCATCTTATTGCGCAGTTCTTTTCCCGAAAGTTGTGAAAATGTGACTCACTGATCTTGATAAAAACTCCCACTTCCCACTTGATGGGAATCCGAATTTGAATTAATAATACATATGTGAACCTTTATGTAAAACAAAGGCGGCTGATTACACAActtgcaaaaaaacaacaatggtaTCAATTAGAACATGTTTCATCAcaactttgttttctttattgctAAAAACTGGTTGATGTTCCTCTGTATGAGGTTCCTCTTCAATCCCAAAGCGCACCACCACAGGGTTTcattaatatgaaataataaaacgGGCACTAAACATTATCACTCATGGGCTGTGTTTCTAATAAGAGGCTGTATTTAGCAGAGGCCTCTACAGTGAATGAAACAACAGGCAATATTGGTGAGAGCCACATAGTGGGCAATAAAACCATAGGCACCTCCACTCATAGAATCATTCTGCAGTAACTCTCAGTAATGCCAAGAGCCCATTCATTCATGTATCCACACTTCTCCTTTCTGCCCCTCCAGGCCTGATGACAAGGTGTTTCTGAAATCGCATTAGGGGCCCTTTCATAAAGGTTTCATTGGGGAGTGTGTAACAGCTTGAAGCATTTAGGCTTTGTTTAATACGATGCAGACTCACTGCTCGATGCTTTGTCTCCTGTGTGGAAAGGGGCCCGGGATGCCATAGTCCCCCACTGTCAGAGTTTGCTTTGATatctggaggtggagggggaaaTAGGGCAGAAtacccccctccacacacacacacacaccacccccaAACCTGTATCCTCAATACCTGACTCTGCCCTGCTGCCCTGTAGAGTTATGACCATCCAATGAGCAAGCCAAGCTTTGAAGTGCAGCTCTCCAAGGCTTTATGTCCTATGGGAGATGCACGTGGAGAAAAGAAATCATGATATACAGTACTGTGTCCACTCCAGGCCCATGCTGGATCTGTTAGGTAAGGTTACCAGGCAAACCAAACGCTCACTGTTCATCAAAATGAAGCCGAAAAATATGAATACATGAGAGgatattttgaaaatagtaTATTATGTGAATTTCACGTTTTTcttcatatgcacacacattggGGTCAGTTTGAGGTTTCGTGTGTTGCTCTCGGGGACATTTCAACACATGGACAGGAGTTATTGGAACAAACCACCAACCGTGATGATTAATGGCCGACCTGCGGCATCACCTGAGCTACATGTTTATAGATGTATACACAAATTGATTAGTTGTGAAGGGTGCTGATCGTTACGTTGTTTATTTGATCAGTTTCGTCCAATAAAAGAGAGCTCTCGGCATAAAGTAACCACCCTAAATTCAACCCCAGCTCAACTCAAATGCACTTCATTGACTTGACAGTTACAAAAAACAGTGTTGCCAGAGCAATTATGTTGGCTACAACACAATTATATTCATTATGCATGTACGACTTCCAGAATCTGAACTTTAACCAGGCTAAACAAGAGGGAAGGGGGCCTGGTCTTGTTGATAGGGTCAGAGTAAATTTGCTGAACAAATGACAGAGAGACTGTGCACTTGGGTGCTGATGGGGCAGCCTCCTGCACAAATAATGGAGGGTAATTACTGCTGCACTTGTGACCCTGGTGCCAAGGTTAGCATGACGGTCGGCCCAGGTTCACAGCGCGATGTGTCAGCCAGGTGGCCAGACTAGACTGAGCTACAGCGAGCTCAGACTTGGAGCAGGCGGTTTGGTGGAGGCAGTGCAGGAGGGCTTGGCAAACAGTGTTGGTGTTTGTTCTGCTGATTGGGCCAGGGCAAGTAGGGAGAAGATCAGCGGATGTCAACACAGGGGAGGCTTTTACAGTCCACTGTCACTCTCTCAATGTCACCTGTGTCACCAACAACATCGTCAGCTCTGCTAAAGACCGGACCGTTAGTTTATTCTGAAGCTACAGGACAAAGAATCATGTCTGTGTGGCCCAAACTAGTAGAATCATTTATTAAgttgtgttatagtgtgtgcTTCATTCCTACACTCACCTCGGGGGCTGATAAGCTGACAATGTGTGTATCTTCGGGGAGGATATTATTGAATGTTCCAGTGCTTATCTGAGAGGGCCTCAAATACTTcggcccccccacccctgttTAGGGCCCCGGGGAGCAGGCCCCTAGGAGACATTGTAAAGACGACACCACATTTCTCCTTCGCACACTCTGATCTGAGTTATTAGCTCTGAGGCTGAAAGCGTGGTCTTGTGAAGAGGAGCTGTGATGAGAAAAACAGGTGAGCTATTTAACTAGAGTTTCACAGCTATTAAAGTGCCAACACAGTGGGTCACCATGGTGATGAGTGGAGGGCGCAACGCTTCTGAGGAggcaacatttttgttttttgaaagtGGTGGTCTGTTGCAGAGTACCTTGTTCTGCATGCATGCAGGTTCTGATATGTACATCTTTAATGCTGTTAGATGCATTACAATATGGTAAATAATAGATTACTATTGGATGGATGGTAATtgataaagataataaaaatgtaatactCACACATTGTCAGCTTTCAGGACCACGAAGTTAGACAGTTAGaacagagcagcaacagcaacattatTATAACACAAAAATCTTTGTCCAGCATAGCCTTGTCACAGTTTTGACAAGAAAATAGAAATTccttaaaagaagaagaacaattGCACATGTCTGAGATGAGGCAAACCAAAATAGGTTGTGGCTGTAAGATATATGCGCCTCATGCTTTGCTATTAATGAATATGTTGCACATCATATTTTGGAGACTTCTAACTCTCGCCAACTGAAAGGAGAGCAAAtggagcaaaacacacagataaacaataTCAATCCCTcagcacaaagcagcagctgctggatgaaAAAATGCTCAAGTCCTGTTCTGCATGAAGATGCTACAGTTGGAGCATTGCAGCGTTGGGAACAGAAACTTGAACGGTACATTGTTGAGCATTACATTTCCTTTGGATAGAGTCTAAAGTTGTCCTGTCTGGTACATGAGAGTCAGGCTGGACGACACTGGCAGCTGAGTGCtggacattttatagatcaCACCACCACAGTGACATAGTGGGGGTGAATATTTGTCTCTCACATTGTGTCACATTGCACCTGTGATGTAGCAGCCATACTTTTCCTTTAAAGCAATAAGTGCCTGCATACTTTTATCCTAAGAGTTTTATCCAGAGTGTGGCTGAAACTCCTTGTAGGAAACTTCAGAACACAACTCGCAAAAATATGCTTTATACATTTTGGTATAAACTTTTAGACGCTTTCTTTTGACATTCATACTTTGATGAGCTTTATTTGATCTGACAGATTTCCGTCTGTTTCAGATCTCCTCCATACAGACTGCTCCTTTGTTCAAACAGGATGCGATGGACTAATTATATTTACAAGTGCGAGACCCTCACTCCAGAGTTACGCTAACATGATAAACACACCTGCCGGCCGATGGCAGAACAGCCTCacagtgtttgtcagtgtgagtCTGCCGGATGTTAAATCAATAAACTACCTCAATGCAAAAAAGAAGCCTGATGCAGTCCACAGACGGGAAGAATCTTATTCATTCTGGCCCCCAAACTTTCCCCTTGGATGAATCATATCTCATCTGAATGGTATTCAGAGCTCTTTTTGATGGGTCAAAATCTCACGGTGATGGCTAGAAAACACCATATAGTGTCAAGTGACAGTGAATTTATAAACTTTATCCGTTTGGTTCCTTGAATACATAACTACAAACAGATGCATATCTTATATAGCTTGACAAAACTTTTAACATCTCGTGGGCTTCATTCGCTGATTGAGATTTCTGTTTAAATggagaaaagtttttttttttgtaataatgtTTATACTAAGAAATTCtaaaagaaatggaaatgttcatacactttgtgtttgtttcctcaAATTGTTTCCATCATACAGAGGCCTGTTATCATTTTGCCAGTAATGCTCATCTGCATTTtcataaatatgaataatttgatattttagttactgtttatttatttattatgtcaAACAGTTGACTTGTCATTTGTAAATTAACATGATGTATTTATATCTACTTTTTAGATATTGTCCTTGAAGAGTGACTATTAGTTCTTCAGTTGTGATGTCAAATCTCGTTGTTTTATTGCTCAACTGATTCTTTTAGGATAAAGAGCTTTTTCAGATTCATATCTGTGACACGTGTAGTGTCAAATACCACAGACACTGAGCTTAACAAATAACAGACCTTGGCACAGCAGTTactgataaaatatttttaaggTTAAGCTCATGAAGCTGCTAAGCCTGACACAAATAATCAGAAACTTTTTTCCACTAATAGCCCCCTGTATAGATTTAGCCCCACCAAAACCACTAGGGGGACCCAGGTGTCACTGAGCACCAGAGTTTAACAAAGGTCAGTTGCAATTTGGAGAGTGCAACCACTAGAATACATCACTTTCTAAGGACGCAGGCTAGAATTCAATTTTGAACGACTTttcacatgttttcttttttaaatcgTGTTCTTCAACACAGCCACATAAACCTgctccacacatacacagtccACAGTGTGCATTTACATCAGACAGGTGTTCAGTATGTAGACGGAGTCACCACAGCATCTGTTACACCTTTAAGAGCAGTGCATCACAAAcgagcctgaacacacacacacacacactcacacacacacacacacacagaggggcaGAGTAGCTGTAGGCTAACTCATTGAAATGTTTCTAAATAGGACTGGGTTTCTGCCCAAGAATCTACTTGTTCAATTTAATTTTACAGCCCTTTTAATGAGCACGAATACATATTGGATGTTTATTTCATCCTGAACtggaaaatatttgaaatgttgtGCCAGCACATAATTATAAGTAACATCGTGAAAAAAACTCATGAACTTGGTCTCCAGAATAACTAGGGACCCATTTTTAATTGATTGTGACCAAAACTCCCAGAGCAGAAATTCATCAGCCATACATCACCCACAAGCTATGTCTTAAGTGCAGATCTCAAAACTGGGTTGCTTCTTAATCGTTTCCTAAGGGCTCCATTAGTGGCACTAAAATTACAagagtaaaagaagaagaatgaacgTGTTGTTGACTCTCTTCGCCTGTTTTACACATCTGACTAGTACACTTGGGGCAGCTCTGTGGACTGGTGATAGAAAAACTCTAACTgcactgctggaaaaaaaacatgccatgTAATGTCACCACCTTTAGACACAAAAGGAGTTAGTTGTAGATTGGATGTTGGATAAATTGCACTTGATTGATATTTTGGGTCTGTATTATTTTCTGGTGACGTGGCTTTAGGGGTGGCAGTCTCAATAACCAgtgaatggattgccatgaaatcttGTACATACTGACCCCAAAGGATCATAATGACTTCGTTGATGCCCTTGCTgttcctctagcgccaccatgaggttaaCATGCGAgttaaatatctcaacaactgttttCTGCATGCGTTGCATTGCAATGATGAACTGTAATAAGTTTaatctagcaccatcatcaagtCATTCATCCAACACTTTGGTTGCAAATTGAATGACCTTCCCATTGATCTCAATTAGACTTCGCATTCGTTGCTAACTGGACTGAGCtcagatggtgaacatggtaaaagTCTTACCTGCTAAACATGTCGGCTCGgtcatgttagcatgctgatgtttttagCTCGAAGCAGTGCTCTGAGCCAAGTCTTTTTTACCAGGCTGTtagaaatcttttttaaaatccatctCAGCTTTGCATAAAAATCGTTTGTCCTGTTTAACATGACTTTTAGGTTTGGcttgacaaacagcagcagtccaTCCATCACGCTGTTAGGCACGGCAGTAGTTTCAGACTGTGAATAAAGCTCAGTCTGAGGAAGGACACCTGTAATTTCACTCATCCACATCATGTGCACAGCTCTGCACCTGGACCCACCGTCCTTAAGCGTTGACTAAATTTATGCAGTGTGCGTGATACGAAATTGGTAAAGCTTAGTCCTCTGGTATGAATAGAGGTATCCATCCAAAGTGTGATGTGAAATCATTTATAAAgaagacaggaaaagaaatCAGGGACAGAAGGTCAGTCCAAGAGGGACATGATAGGTAAGTGTATGACTGACCTTTGATACAAAGACGGAGTAACTGAGAATTGGGATAGGCTCCTTTTTAATGATCTCGAGTACAGATCATTGTTAACAAAGGAAAACGACACTGTGATGAAGCACAGAGTATCTTCACATGCACAGTAAACCACGATAAACACAGCAGCCTTGTTTGAGTGACAGAACAATAAATATTCACAGTTTGATCAAATACATGTCGAAGAAAGCAGTACAAGTACTTCAGGTCATAAATACGcaataattagaaaataaataaataaaataatacagtgGAGGATGGAGGTTTCACATGAAATAAGCAGTGCACTATCCTTATTGCCATCTTTGGAAACAGCACCTGACATGCTAAAACACATCGCACTCGTGTGCTTCTCACGCCCATTGTCTCATTTACATGATCAAGGCTCTTTTTAACACATCAGCTCGCCGACTAATGAGCGAGAGTCCAGAAAACACTTCAGCGCCACATGCAGAAGTATGAGCTCCTGGGAAGTCCATTCAGTCTGATGCCAGTGTGCCCCCCTATCGCTCTGTGACAAGTGCCATCCATTTGGGCAAACAATGCCAACCCTCTTTCCCTCCCCAGCCCCAGAAACAATGGCTCTCAATTACCAGTCAACAATGAATTAGAATATTCAAAGCCACAGAGGATGAAGGGGAGGATGGGGTTGAGAAAGCCTGAGGTGCGTGACCCGGTGAGAAGTCTGCAGATGTCGATCAGTGGGCTCCTTCCCGCCGGCCGACCGCCTGCCTTTGAGatgtagagacagagagaagagggaggaacaAACCTGAGACCTCCTCCCCTCTGCAACCTCCACACTTGGGGTGCCCCATGTTCCTCAGTTAATCCCACTTTATCCAAGAGAGACGGGCTGTCAGATCTGTGGAGGGGGGAGCATGGGGGCAAAAGgagacaaaagcagcacaaaccCATAAgttttgatacattttaatgactGTTTAACAAGTCCTAGGTCTGGGGGCCGAACAAGGGGGGCACACTTGCTGCTGAGACGGCCCATAGAAAGGCTTCAGAGCAGATTCGAATTAGTTAAATGCACTGAGGCGGTAAGAATACAGGTACTTGTGTTTTGGTTAAATAAGAGGCTCATTTAAGAACAAATGGCCGGGGGAAACACACCTGGGGATAAAAGTGTGCAGCGAACACACAACAAGCTGCTTAAATGACGTTTGCTTTATGTCAATACACTGGATTactgtcaacaacaacaattcATTCTCTCTGTCCACTGAAAAAGATTTGAGTTTAATTAACCATTAGAGGCCTTTTGTAAATCTCATGGTAGCAAAGAAGCAGACTAGAAATGGATGAATTGACTGTGTCCAATGTGTAAATGAGGGCTTGTGCTGTCTGTGTATGTCATATTTGGTTAATCAGCAGAAAACGGAGACTTTAATAGTCATcaggtttttaatgttttggtgtgtttgagatCAGCAAATGTTTCATTCATGACGTCCTTTTGTGTAGATGTGGATTAAATGGAAATACCCGTAAAACATGCATGATGTTAATAACATGAGTTAACTAATGAGTGAATAGATTCTCTAATGTTCTCTGAAATCTGTCCAGTCTCTTTTAAAACAACGTTTTGCAAAAACCTGAATGAGTTCAGACTGATGCTGTAGTGTGATGATGGACTGATAATTAATGATGTTACAATTACTGTTCCTGTTTGGCTGATGCTGATCTCATTTGCAACCTAAGACTCaatcatgaatgaatgaaacggtcattaattaatgattattgaTTGTTAGTGATCAACTCACCGCTCGTGTTCCAGATGGCGTTGGTTTGATTCTTGTAGCCATTCTTCATGCACTCGTCCACATAGGACTTGGGGTCGCAGCCTGAGATGAGGATCTCTCTCAGCAGGGCGATGTAGGCTATGGCCAGTCTCAGAGTGTCTATCTTTGACAGCCGCTTCTCGTAGGGAAACGTCGGTACGTGGCAGCGAAGCTCCTCGAAGGCGGAATTGATGCTCagcatcctcttcctctcccggATGTTGGCGGCATGCCGCTGCACCTTGTAGGGCTGATGGGACACCAGCTGGCGCGCCATGCGCTGGGCCGCCTCCAGGGATTCGTCCCTGGAGGCGGCGAAGC
This region of Pempheris klunzingeri isolate RE-2024b chromosome 10, fPemKlu1.hap1, whole genome shotgun sequence genomic DNA includes:
- the twist2 gene encoding twist-related protein 2, which translates into the protein MEEGSSSPVSPVDSLVTSEEELDRQQKRFARKRRHSKKSSEDSSGSSPGPVKRGKKPSPSSTQSYEELQNQRVLANVRERQRTQSLNEAFASLRKIIPTLPSDKLSKIQTLKLASRYIDFLCQVLQSDEMDNKMSSCSYVAHERLSYAFSVWRMEGAWSMSASH
- the LOC139208007 gene encoding pancreas transcription factor 1 subunit alpha, with translation MEDILFDFDQDGTTDFAFWGQMDQNFQFQSQLDTCLLEYTAASGQLSPWSSFGSQSMFPDAQLTFTDLDVQSPGADVCAEAESFAASRDESLEAAQRMARQLVSHQPYKVQRHAANIRERKRMLSINSAFEELRCHVPTFPYEKRLSKIDTLRLAIAYIALLREILISGCDPKSYVDECMKNGYKNQTNAIWNTSDLTARLSWIKWD